A single window of Methanothermobacter marburgensis str. Marburg DNA harbors:
- a CDS encoding uroporphyrinogen-III synthase — MSTGKLEGLRGKTIALTRPAERVSAAVKLIEGAGGRALVAPTLELRILKTDSLREVCRRAPEWDLVIFTSPAAVESLFSTCKDFHEKIRDECIVAVIGPKTARAASEMGLRVDLVPEDYTAEGLLEALRKYDLEGMQVALPRTLSARRVLPMGLEEMGAEVLVAEAYHSGIPEDTAPAEEMIEGILKGEVDAVTFTSPLTVENLFKIAGDKEGDLIHALRGIHVAAIGPITLRKLEEYGLDAVIPERYTVRDMLAELSERMMEGK; from the coding sequence ATGTCTACCGGGAAATTAGAGGGTCTCAGGGGTAAGACCATCGCCCTCACAAGGCCCGCTGAGCGGGTATCTGCTGCTGTTAAACTGATCGAGGGTGCCGGTGGAAGGGCCCTTGTCGCCCCAACCCTCGAGCTGAGGATCCTGAAAACAGATTCCCTCAGGGAGGTGTGCCGGAGGGCCCCTGAATGGGACCTGGTTATATTCACCTCCCCGGCGGCTGTTGAATCCCTGTTCAGTACATGCAAGGACTTTCATGAGAAAATCAGGGATGAATGTATTGTCGCGGTCATAGGGCCCAAGACCGCCCGTGCAGCATCTGAGATGGGTCTCAGGGTGGATCTGGTGCCTGAAGATTACACCGCAGAGGGTCTCCTTGAGGCCCTCAGAAAATACGACCTTGAGGGGATGCAGGTGGCCCTTCCAAGGACACTCTCTGCAAGGAGGGTCCTCCCTATGGGACTTGAGGAAATGGGCGCGGAGGTCCTTGTTGCAGAGGCCTACCACTCAGGGATACCGGAAGACACGGCACCTGCAGAGGAAATGATAGAGGGTATACTCAAGGGGGAGGTGGATGCTGTTACATTCACAAGTCCCCTTACAGTGGAAAACCTGTTTAAGATTGCAGGTGATAAGGAGGGGGATCTTATCCATGCCCTCAGGGGGATACACGTGGCTGCAATAGGCCCCATAACCCTCAGGAAACTTGAGGAGTATGGTCTTGATGCGGTCATCCCAGAGAGGTACACGGTTAGGGACATGCTAGCCGAACTTTCAGAGAGGATGATGGAGGGTAAATAA
- the cobA gene encoding uroporphyrinogen-III C-methyltransferase, whose translation MVVYLVGAGPGDPELITLKAIRVLKRADVVVYDRLAGEEILGYAPEDAKLIYVGKKAGEHHKTQDEINRILVEEGKKHETVVRLKGGDPFVFGRGGEELLALREAGVEARVIPGVTSAVGVPTSAGLPVTHRGVATSFTVVTGHEDPTKPEKQVHWDYRADTLIILMGVGNVRENMQEIMKHRPPETPVCVIERGTTEDERVILGTLEDIAEKDLRPPGIIVVGEVVNVYREIRGSQG comes from the coding sequence ATGGTGGTTTATCTTGTTGGGGCGGGTCCAGGGGACCCTGAACTCATAACACTGAAGGCCATAAGGGTTCTCAAGAGGGCTGACGTGGTAGTGTATGACAGGCTGGCAGGTGAGGAGATACTCGGATACGCCCCTGAAGATGCGAAACTGATATACGTGGGTAAGAAGGCCGGTGAACACCACAAAACACAGGATGAAATAAACAGGATCCTTGTTGAGGAAGGTAAGAAGCATGAAACAGTGGTAAGGCTCAAGGGTGGCGACCCATTCGTTTTCGGGAGGGGTGGCGAGGAACTCCTTGCGCTCAGGGAGGCCGGAGTTGAGGCAAGGGTCATTCCAGGCGTGACCTCCGCTGTGGGCGTCCCCACATCTGCAGGGCTTCCTGTGACCCACAGGGGCGTTGCAACATCCTTCACTGTTGTCACAGGACACGAGGACCCCACAAAACCTGAAAAACAGGTTCACTGGGATTACAGGGCCGACACCCTCATAATACTCATGGGTGTGGGTAACGTGAGGGAGAACATGCAGGAGATCATGAAGCACCGGCCCCCTGAAACCCCTGTATGTGTGATTGAGAGGGGGACGACAGAGGATGAGAGGGTTATCCTCGGCACCCTTGAGGACATAGCAGAAAAGGATCTGAGGCCGCCTGGAATCATAGTGGTGGGTGAGGTTGTTAATGTCTACCGGGAAATTAGAGGGTCTCAGGGGTAA
- the purQ gene encoding phosphoribosylformylglycinamidine synthase subunit PurQ produces MRVGVIRFPGSNCDRDVYHVLELAGAEPEYVWWNQRDLGHLDAVIIPGGFSYGDYLRAGAIAAITPVMDAVKELVKEEKPVLGICNGAQILAEVGLVPGVFTVNEHPKFNCQWTSLQVKTTRTPFTRLFRRDEVIRMPVAHAEGRYYHENVSEVWDNDQVVLQFHGENPNGSLDGITGVCDESGLVCAVMPHPERASEMILGSEDGFKFFRGIMKI; encoded by the coding sequence ATGAGGGTGGGAGTTATAAGGTTTCCTGGATCCAACTGTGACCGTGACGTTTACCATGTCCTGGAACTTGCCGGGGCAGAGCCCGAATATGTATGGTGGAATCAGCGGGACCTGGGACACCTGGACGCGGTTATAATCCCTGGGGGATTTTCATACGGGGACTACCTGCGTGCAGGTGCAATCGCAGCCATAACCCCAGTTATGGACGCTGTTAAGGAGCTGGTGAAGGAGGAAAAACCGGTTCTCGGAATATGTAACGGTGCACAGATCCTGGCGGAGGTAGGCCTTGTCCCGGGGGTCTTCACCGTGAACGAGCACCCAAAATTCAACTGCCAGTGGACCAGCCTTCAGGTTAAGACCACGAGAACCCCCTTCACACGGCTATTCAGACGGGATGAGGTTATAAGGATGCCTGTTGCCCATGCAGAGGGGAGATACTACCATGAAAACGTCAGCGAGGTCTGGGATAACGACCAGGTCGTGCTGCAGTTCCACGGTGAAAACCCCAACGGCTCCCTTGATGGAATAACAGGGGTCTGCGATGAATCAGGACTGGTATGTGCTGTGATGCCCCACCCTGAAAGGGCCTCAGAGATGATACTTGGGTCAGAGGACGGCTTCAAATTCTTCAGGGGCATAATGAAGATCTGA
- the purS gene encoding phosphoribosylformylglycinamidine synthase subunit PurS encodes MKFMVEVRIRLKKGMLNPEASTIERALALLGYEVENTDTIDIITFTMNEESPEDVRREVEDMCQRLLCNPVIHDYEFSITEMEG; translated from the coding sequence ATGAAATTTATGGTTGAGGTCAGAATAAGGCTCAAGAAGGGTATGCTCAACCCGGAGGCGTCCACCATTGAGAGGGCACTGGCACTCCTTGGATATGAGGTGGAAAATACCGATACAATTGACATAATAACATTCACCATGAATGAGGAGAGCCCTGAGGATGTCAGGCGGGAGGTGGAGGATATGTGCCAGCGCCTCCTATGTAACCCGGTTATCCATGACTACGAATTCAGTATAACGGAAATGGAAGGCTGA
- the purC gene encoding phosphoribosylaminoimidazolesuccinocarboxamide synthase yields the protein MNVKIDGPLYSGKAKDVLMTDDPEIVAVRFRDDITAGDGEKKDTLEMKGYYNSVISAKIFEVLEEAGVPTQYLELPEPGCMLARKLDMIPIEVILRNIAAGSIVRRFPFTEGQEFRPPIIQMDYKSDEHGDPMLNEDIILALGIATRDEISEIRRMTFKINDVLVEFFREKGIILPDFKLEFGRDSSGRIRLGDEVSPDTCRLWDMETGKPLDKDIFRRGEEGVVSAYRRVAEMILDREDTERWNIKI from the coding sequence ATGAACGTGAAAATAGACGGCCCACTCTACAGTGGTAAGGCAAAGGATGTTCTCATGACAGATGACCCTGAAATCGTTGCCGTGAGGTTCAGGGACGATATAACCGCAGGTGACGGTGAAAAGAAGGACACCCTTGAAATGAAGGGCTACTATAACTCTGTTATTTCAGCCAAAATATTTGAGGTCCTTGAGGAGGCCGGTGTACCAACCCAGTACCTGGAACTCCCGGAACCCGGCTGCATGCTTGCAAGGAAACTTGACATGATACCCATAGAGGTTATACTGAGGAACATTGCAGCGGGAAGTATTGTTCGAAGGTTCCCCTTCACTGAGGGGCAGGAATTCAGGCCCCCAATCATACAGATGGACTACAAGAGCGACGAGCACGGTGACCCCATGCTCAATGAGGACATAATCCTCGCCCTTGGGATAGCAACCAGGGACGAGATTTCAGAGATAAGGAGGATGACATTTAAGATAAACGATGTCCTTGTGGAGTTCTTCAGAGAAAAGGGCATAATTCTGCCTGACTTCAAGCTGGAATTTGGAAGGGATTCCTCTGGAAGGATACGTCTGGGGGATGAGGTGAGCCCTGACACCTGCCGCCTCTGGGACATGGAGACCGGTAAACCCCTGGACAAGGACATATTCCGCCGGGGAGAGGAGGGCGTTGTGAGCGCCTACAGAAGGGTTGCTGAGATGATACTGGACAGGGAAGACACTGAAAGATGGAACATTAAGATCTGA
- the glmS gene encoding glutamine--fructose-6-phosphate transaminase (isomerizing), whose translation MCGIVACILKDNRAAPVLLECVRRLEYRGYDSVGIATADPMINIKKDRGKIDEVDSELDLADLPGSMGIAHVRWATHGLPTAENAHPHTDCTGEIAVVHNGIIENYLEVKEELESEGHVFRSETDTEVIPHLIEKYMDEGMDLEAATATALRKLKGAYAIAAISSREPGRVVGARKESPLIVGVGDGEFFLASDVPAILNHTKNIIYLDDGEMVIIDGDVRIRDLDGNTVSKEVHVIDWTADMAEKAGYDHFMIKEIHEEPGAVRDTLTEMDDVMRVVKEIGEVERVCFVACGTSYHASLVGKYLFESILGIPTDVILASEFRYSARALTDRTLAVFISQSGETADTLNALRSANSRAKTLAIVNVLGSSATREAQHVLYTRAGPEIGVAATKTYVSQLTIIYMLVAAMGAPELIEKLEKVPAIMEEALGDEDNIRALSSHYSNVSDFFFIGRGFSYPTALEGALKLKEITYIHGEGYAAGELKHGPLALIDDGVPVVAISPPGPCHDKTLSNVEEVRARGARVIGVGSTLDEALRKEADDFIGLSPEVDEVLSPLVYIVPLQLLSYYVSVERGLDPDKPKNLAKCVTVE comes from the coding sequence ATGTGTGGCATTGTGGCTTGTATACTCAAAGATAACAGGGCTGCGCCGGTACTCCTTGAATGCGTCAGGAGACTTGAGTACAGGGGCTATGACTCTGTAGGTATTGCAACGGCAGACCCAATGATAAATATCAAGAAGGACAGGGGTAAAATCGACGAGGTGGACTCAGAACTGGATCTCGCTGATCTACCAGGCAGCATGGGGATAGCCCATGTCAGGTGGGCCACACATGGTCTGCCAACCGCCGAGAACGCCCATCCCCACACAGACTGCACTGGGGAGATAGCGGTCGTTCACAACGGGATAATAGAGAACTACCTGGAGGTTAAGGAGGAACTTGAATCAGAGGGCCATGTCTTCAGGTCCGAGACAGACACAGAGGTGATACCACACCTCATAGAGAAGTACATGGATGAGGGTATGGACCTTGAAGCCGCAACAGCCACAGCACTCAGAAAACTTAAGGGCGCATATGCCATTGCAGCCATATCCTCAAGGGAACCCGGCAGGGTTGTGGGTGCAAGGAAGGAGAGCCCCCTCATAGTCGGTGTCGGTGATGGCGAGTTCTTCCTGGCCTCTGATGTCCCGGCCATCCTGAACCACACCAAGAACATCATATACCTGGATGACGGCGAGATGGTCATAATTGACGGTGATGTGAGGATAAGGGACCTTGATGGTAACACCGTGAGTAAGGAGGTCCATGTAATTGACTGGACAGCGGACATGGCTGAAAAGGCAGGATACGATCACTTCATGATCAAGGAGATACATGAGGAGCCAGGGGCCGTCAGGGACACACTCACAGAGATGGATGATGTTATGCGGGTGGTGAAGGAGATAGGTGAGGTTGAAAGGGTATGCTTTGTTGCCTGCGGAACCTCCTACCACGCATCACTGGTGGGCAAGTACCTCTTTGAGAGCATCCTGGGCATACCCACCGATGTCATCCTTGCAAGCGAGTTCAGGTACTCTGCACGTGCCCTCACAGACAGAACCCTTGCAGTATTCATAAGCCAGTCAGGTGAAACAGCCGACACCCTCAATGCCCTGAGATCCGCAAATTCAAGGGCCAAGACCCTGGCGATAGTCAATGTCCTTGGAAGCTCAGCAACAAGGGAGGCCCAGCATGTCCTCTACACGAGGGCGGGTCCTGAGATAGGCGTTGCAGCCACAAAGACCTATGTGAGCCAGTTGACCATCATATACATGCTGGTGGCTGCCATGGGGGCCCCTGAGCTCATTGAGAAACTCGAAAAGGTTCCTGCTATCATGGAGGAGGCCCTTGGGGATGAGGATAATATAAGGGCACTCTCATCACACTACAGCAATGTGAGCGACTTCTTCTTCATAGGGCGCGGATTCTCCTACCCAACAGCCCTTGAGGGCGCCCTTAAACTCAAGGAGATAACATACATCCATGGGGAAGGTTATGCTGCAGGGGAACTCAAACATGGGCCCCTGGCACTCATCGATGATGGGGTGCCTGTTGTTGCCATCTCACCCCCAGGGCCATGCCATGACAAGACCCTGAGCAACGTTGAGGAGGTCAGGGCGAGGGGTGCGAGGGTTATAGGTGTTGGGAGCACCCTTGATGAGGCCCTCAGGAAGGAGGCCGATGACTTCATAGGTCTGAGCCCTGAGGTCGATGAGGTACTCTCACCCCTTGTCTACATCGTTCCCCTGCAGCTACTCTCATACTATGTGAGTGTTGAGCGGGGACTTGACCCCGATAAGCCAAAGAACCTTGCAAAGTGTGTAACCGTTGAATGA
- a CDS encoding bile acid:sodium symporter family protein translates to MEMTGTIKKYYGALTLLCVLTGLLFPQFSVFSGYTPLLLALLVFSLVIEHSLEDFGRIIHHPQFLGLVSVSNFLLYPVLGFIFIKTFNFSGDIVSGIILLSFAPSPVVAALWTELSGGDGTPALSAALTSMLLSVAVYPAVLYLMGVASLSVAFRVFELLVFTVFLPAVAALILRLEEERFIPARKNLNFLSAILGLVIIVVAVAHMSGSVRSGGVMEIVLMVSVMLLAGFTYGFILGRLMGHDGAAYVYTAGMRDGVIPVGVALTYFSPAAALPATILLVVMPVFTGIVYYKA, encoded by the coding sequence ATGGAGATGACAGGAACCATAAAGAAGTACTATGGGGCCCTGACGCTCTTATGCGTCCTTACAGGTCTATTATTCCCCCAGTTTTCAGTTTTTTCAGGTTACACGCCCCTGCTTCTTGCATTGCTGGTGTTTTCCCTTGTCATTGAACACAGCCTGGAGGACTTTGGGAGGATCATCCACCACCCCCAGTTTCTTGGTCTGGTCTCTGTGTCCAATTTTCTGCTATATCCAGTTCTGGGGTTCATTTTTATTAAAACATTCAATTTCAGCGGTGATATTGTCTCGGGGATCATACTACTCTCATTTGCTCCATCACCTGTTGTTGCGGCCCTCTGGACGGAGCTATCCGGTGGTGACGGCACCCCTGCCCTTTCAGCTGCCCTTACATCGATGCTGCTATCTGTTGCAGTTTACCCTGCTGTCCTCTACCTCATGGGTGTGGCCTCACTTTCAGTGGCTTTCAGGGTATTTGAACTGCTTGTATTCACAGTATTCCTGCCTGCAGTCGCTGCACTCATCCTGAGGCTTGAGGAGGAGAGGTTTATACCTGCAAGAAAGAACCTTAACTTCCTGTCGGCGATACTTGGACTTGTGATAATAGTTGTTGCGGTTGCCCACATGTCAGGTTCGGTGAGAAGTGGTGGTGTGATGGAGATTGTCCTTATGGTATCTGTGATGCTACTTGCAGGTTTCACCTATGGCTTTATTCTTGGAAGGCTAATGGGACATGATGGGGCAGCATATGTTTACACGGCGGGTATGCGTGATGGTGTGATCCCTGTTGGCGTGGCCCTCACCTACTTTTCACCTGCAGCTGCGCTTCCTGCCACGATTTTACTTGTGGTGATGCCAGTATTCACGGGAATTGTTTACTATAAAGCTTAA
- a CDS encoding glycosyltransferase — MNILIIPHVPHTVCNIPGRSNFFIENLKKNNEIHVLSWDMPYPLTFNRIRNFSSIIKNYTTSIEDNIFVHHVGRTFILPPLNRGVVNAQIRDIIDKNSIDVIFSESFIWDLVPPFDEVPVIYDLVDDHVDSYKNVPLMMRFMSKFLRIEDSIGEQIEKADHTVFVSSVLRDKYKNLSKEASVLPNGVEINKFRMAKPDRFIDKFNLDNYDYVLGYVSYFGEWSNLYETVSNLIPFLEEKNSVIIIAGVGPEVDKLRKIGSDRVILTGMVEHQHIPSLMKTFDVGLLPFRKYPFTDAASPIKYFEYSAAGLKVVSSPLEEVRRIEFGNTVFFDDIKDIRNAVEMAIEIDCDKSALMRSVKLYDWSRLSNSLENILKTKL; from the coding sequence ATGAATATACTAATAATACCACATGTACCTCATACGGTATGTAATATACCTGGTAGATCCAACTTTTTTATTGAAAATCTGAAAAAAAATAATGAAATTCATGTGCTGTCATGGGACATGCCATATCCCCTCACATTTAATCGAATAAGAAATTTTAGTAGTATTATAAAAAATTATACAACTTCCATAGAAGATAATATATTTGTTCATCATGTGGGCAGGACCTTTATTTTACCACCTCTTAACAGGGGGGTTGTTAATGCTCAGATAAGGGACATAATAGATAAAAATTCTATTGATGTTATATTTTCTGAAAGTTTCATATGGGATTTAGTACCTCCATTTGATGAGGTTCCTGTTATTTATGATCTGGTAGATGATCATGTAGATTCCTATAAAAATGTGCCTCTAATGATGAGGTTTATGAGTAAATTTCTTAGAATAGAAGATTCTATTGGTGAACAGATAGAAAAAGCAGACCATACAGTTTTTGTTTCATCTGTTCTGAGAGATAAATATAAAAATCTATCAAAAGAAGCATCTGTTTTACCCAACGGCGTTGAAATTAATAAATTCAGGATGGCAAAGCCGGATAGGTTTATTGATAAATTTAATTTAGATAATTATGATTATGTCCTTGGCTATGTAAGTTATTTTGGTGAATGGTCAAATCTATATGAAACAGTGAGTAACTTAATACCTTTTCTTGAGGAAAAAAATTCTGTAATTATTATAGCCGGAGTTGGTCCTGAAGTTGATAAGTTGCGAAAAATAGGATCTGATAGGGTAATATTGACCGGCATGGTTGAACATCAGCATATTCCTTCTCTTATGAAAACATTTGATGTAGGATTACTTCCTTTTAGAAAATACCCGTTTACTGATGCTGCTAGCCCTATAAAATATTTTGAATACTCAGCGGCGGGATTAAAGGTAGTTTCTTCTCCTCTTGAAGAAGTTAGAAGGATAGAATTTGGTAACACAGTGTTTTTTGATGATATTAAAGATATCAGAAATGCAGTTGAAATGGCTATAGAGATTGATTGCGACAAATCGGCTTTAATGAGATCTGTTAAGCTCTACGACTGGTCCAGATTATCAAATAGCCTTGAAAATATTCTTAAGACAAAACTATGA
- a CDS encoding glycosyltransferase family 2 protein produces MKICAVVVTFNRKKLLLECINALRSQTRPLEAIYIIDNSSSDGTPELLQKEGYSPSPDGGTLTIENLYNEEEIRITHLRLSRNIGGAGGFYEGVKMAYEDGYDWVWLMDDDVEPLPNTLENLIKVGNSIEKKSALVPVRFFNGSLFNLETKEFNFKNPLRNFTYGIISEDDLINEYFEVSAISFEGPLISADAIAEIGFPDKDLFIIADDTDYAIRLKKYAPIYMVSEAKMIKKVVADPEFNWKTHYLIRNIVYLDRKYGENLSTKYLRPIRTLLQYIIIYASKNPKNIKKILRAFREGYTLKKGITVAPGEF; encoded by the coding sequence ATGAAAATATGCGCAGTTGTTGTCACCTTTAACCGTAAAAAATTGCTTCTGGAATGCATTAATGCGTTAAGAAGTCAAACAAGACCACTTGAAGCCATATATATAATTGACAATTCATCCTCTGATGGGACACCAGAACTACTACAAAAGGAGGGGTATAGCCCCTCCCCTGATGGAGGAACATTGACCATTGAAAACCTTTACAATGAGGAGGAGATAAGGATAACCCATCTTAGACTATCAAGAAACATTGGAGGAGCTGGGGGTTTCTATGAAGGAGTCAAAATGGCTTATGAAGATGGATATGACTGGGTATGGTTAATGGATGATGATGTAGAGCCCTTACCCAATACTCTTGAGAATTTAATTAAAGTGGGAAATTCTATAGAAAAAAAATCTGCCCTTGTACCAGTAAGATTTTTTAATGGTTCGCTTTTCAATCTTGAGACAAAAGAATTTAATTTTAAAAATCCTTTAAGGAATTTCACATATGGTATAATTTCAGAGGATGATCTTATTAATGAATATTTTGAGGTTTCAGCGATATCATTTGAGGGTCCCCTGATAAGCGCAGATGCTATTGCGGAGATAGGTTTTCCTGATAAGGATCTTTTTATAATAGCAGACGATACTGATTATGCAATAAGGCTCAAAAAATATGCTCCTATTTATATGGTGTCAGAAGCGAAGATGATAAAAAAGGTTGTGGCGGATCCAGAATTCAACTGGAAGACACATTACCTTATAAGGAATATTGTTTATCTAGATAGAAAGTATGGTGAAAACCTTTCTACCAAATACTTAAGGCCAATAAGAACACTCCTCCAATACATCATTATATACGCTTCAAAGAATCCAAAAAATATTAAAAAAATATTAAGGGCTTTTAGAGAAGGTTATACTCTAAAAAAAGGGATTACAGTAGCTCCTGGTGAATTTTAA
- a CDS encoding glycosyltransferase family 4 protein → MRILIVSDFFVPHYNGGGERRYFEIARRLVRRGHEVDVISMRIHGVPDHEEIEGIHVHHVGPRIRKPPIRKPLDFMRFMLAVFLWICRNDYDIIDAQTYSPLLPSLLAARLRGIPMVATIHDVSSSNGDQWLQSSGLASILERILMRLPYDGVITVSRSTASALMELYGRSPEGIHIIPNGVDLELIDSTSPTNGEYIIFVGRLAPHKHVDHLIEVFKALGTEFPNLKLEIIGDGVDRTRLKRMVDEYGISARVSFHHNLSYREVISRIKGARVLVLPSTREGFGMVLAEANACSVPVVAYRSGGVVEVINDGENGFLVEPCDRDSLKEKIRLILKNDDIRVNMGKKGRERIEKYFLWDILVNSLENIYKNLANKITK, encoded by the coding sequence ATGAGGATTCTAATAGTGTCAGATTTCTTTGTACCCCATTACAATGGAGGAGGGGAAAGGCGATACTTTGAAATTGCAAGGAGACTCGTAAGGAGGGGACACGAGGTTGACGTGATTTCCATGAGAATTCACGGTGTCCCTGATCATGAGGAAATTGAGGGTATCCATGTGCATCATGTTGGCCCCAGAATAAGGAAGCCTCCCATCAGAAAACCCCTTGACTTTATGAGGTTCATGCTGGCTGTATTCCTATGGATATGCAGGAATGATTATGATATAATAGACGCCCAGACATACTCGCCGCTCCTACCATCCCTACTTGCAGCAAGACTTCGTGGGATCCCAATGGTTGCAACCATCCATGATGTGAGCTCCTCCAATGGAGACCAGTGGTTACAGTCATCAGGGCTGGCATCAATCCTCGAGAGGATCCTCATGAGGCTACCCTACGATGGCGTCATCACGGTGAGCAGGAGCACTGCATCTGCGCTGATGGAACTATATGGTAGATCCCCCGAGGGTATACATATCATTCCCAACGGCGTGGACCTTGAACTTATTGATTCCACGTCCCCCACCAATGGGGAATACATAATATTTGTGGGCAGACTAGCCCCACACAAACATGTCGACCACCTTATCGAAGTCTTCAAGGCCCTTGGAACTGAGTTCCCAAATCTGAAACTTGAGATAATTGGGGATGGAGTTGATAGAACCAGGCTGAAAAGAATGGTTGATGAATATGGGATCAGTGCAAGGGTGTCATTTCATCACAACCTGAGCTACAGGGAGGTCATATCCCGTATTAAAGGGGCAAGGGTGCTTGTCCTTCCCTCAACAAGGGAGGGCTTCGGGATGGTCCTTGCAGAGGCAAACGCCTGTTCTGTGCCGGTTGTGGCATACAGGTCAGGGGGTGTTGTTGAGGTTATAAATGATGGTGAAAATGGATTTCTTGTGGAACCCTGTGATAGAGATTCACTCAAGGAAAAAATCCGCTTAATCCTTAAAAACGATGATATTAGGGTCAATATGGGTAAAAAAGGAAGAGAAAGAATTGAAAAATATTTCCTGTGGGACATTTTAGTGAATTCCCTAGAAAACATCTACAAAAATCTAGCAAATAAAATTACAAAATAG